A stretch of the Xiphophorus couchianus chromosome 15, X_couchianus-1.0, whole genome shotgun sequence genome encodes the following:
- the otofa gene encoding otoferlin isoform X9 — MMSLVVHLKTAAHLRGKGDRIAKVTFRGLPLYSRIAENCGEVAHFNETFRWPIASRLDQNEMLEVQVYNYSKVFTNRLVGTFCMVLQKVAEEGHLELTDTLIDDNNMSIKTSVTIDIRYQPMDGTGGMWSDGEFLDVPDDRDGMFAFETDSLLSGQSHGSGTSPGRSLQGSIPTFRKAGRGVFSAMKLGKTKCSKDDHKRGDEPAVLEMEDLDKKAMRLAGMLEPDTISLASVTAVTTNVSNKRSKPDIKMEPSSGRPVDYQISITVIEARQLIGLNMDPVVCVEVGDDKKYTSMKESTNCPYYNEYFVFDFHVPPDVMFDKIIKLSVIHSKNLLRSGTLVGTFKMDVGTVYSQPEHQFYHKWAVLSDPDDITAGCKGYVKCDIAVVGKGDNIKTPHKANETDEDDIEGNLLLPEGIPAERQWARFYVKIHRAEGLPKMNTSIMANVKKAFIGENRDLVDPYVQVQFSGQKGKTSVQKSSYEPIWNEQVIFTELFPPLCKRIKVQIRDSDKVNDVAIGTHFVDLRKISNDGDKGFLPTLGPAWVNMYGSTRQYTLMDEHQDLNDGLGEGVSFRARLLISVAVEILDTTSPEIICSTDVQVEPVSNISESATGKMEEFFLFGSFLEATMIDRKIGDKPISFEITIGNYGNHIDGVSKSSSVKKKKKEDENQEEENELIQNSSEDEADEDADLTSVSSTPPMKPFITDRNYFHLPYFEKKPCVYIKSWWQDQRRRLYNSNMMDKIADKLEEGLNDVQEIIKTEKAFPERRLRGALEELTIGCSRYVTLANKDVNLAGRTKLDRERLKSCMREMDSMGQQAKQIRTQVKKNTVKEKLKLAQNFLQRLRFLADEPQHSIPDVFIWMMSNNKRIAYARIPSKDILFSVVDEETGKDCGKVKAVFLKLPGKKGFGPAGWTVQAKLELYLWLGLNKSRKDFLNGLPNGFEEIRATKTGHGLPPVTLVYDMKQVFQLRAHMYQARSLFAADSSGLSDPFARVFFSSQSQVTEVLNETLCPTWDQLLVFDDVELFGEATELRDDPPIIVVEFYDQDTVGKAEFIGRTFAKPTIKMCDEPYGPPRFPPQLEYYQIYRGNSIAGELLAAFELLQVGPGGRADLPPLEGPTDSERGPILPVPLGIRPVLSRYRIEVLFWGLRDLKRINLAQVDRPRVDIECAGRGVQSVLIQNYKKNPNFSTLVKWFEVDLPENELLHPPLNIRVVDCRAFGRYILVGSHAVSTLRHFIYSPPDKSCNNWASAAKLMNGYMVLTNGCSQARSSPSFSSRTFSRPAGDISVNLEAEPPIRKMDTVVKLDAMSDAVVKVDMNEDESDKEKKKKKKKKKGGVEEEEETDERVLDWWSKYFASIETLKENLRSQEAAQAEAEEREDLEIAAEAAEIRPDDLHLKGSKMRERFKEKKSSKQKRSHAADSSEKRPPKARVDELVVYNKELESEYGNFEDWLHTFNLYRGKAGDDDEHALDDDRIVGRFKGSLCMYKVPLSQEITRETGYDPNMGMFQSIPHNDPIHVLVRVYVVRATDLHPADINGKADPYIAIKLGKSEIKDKENYISKQLNPVFGKSFDIEATFPMESMLTVSVYDWDLVGTDDLIGETKIDLENRFYSKFRATCGIASNYSMHGYNIWRDPMKPSQILAKLCKEGKIDGPHYGPGGKVKVANRIFTGPTEIEDENGLKKQTEEHLALSVLNHWEEIPRVGCKLVPEHVETRPLLNPDKPGIEQGRLEMWVDMFPMDMPAPGPAIDTSPRKPKRYELRVIIWNTDEVILEDDDYFTGEKSSDIFVRGWLKGQQEDKQDTDVHYHSLTGEGNFNWRFVFPFDYLVAEEKIVISKKESMFSWDETEYKIPARLTMQVWDADHFSADDFLGAIELDLNRFPRGAKTAKQCNLDMIRNEQELPTISIFKQKRVKGWWPFVARDENDEMELTGKVEAELHLVTAEEAEKSPVGLGRNEPDPLEKPNRPDTTFLWFLSPLKAIRYLVCNRYKWLIIKIVLALLLLIMIGLFLYSMPGYLVKKLLGA; from the exons AGCAGGGAGAGGAGTTTTCTCAGCCATGAAACTTGGCAAGACAAAATGCTCGAAAGACGACCATAAAAGAGGAG ATGAACCAGCCGTCCTGGAAATGGAAGATCTGGATAAGAAAGCCATGCGTCTTGCTGGAATGCTGGAGCCGGACACCATATCTTTGGCCTCAGTGACTGCTGTCACGACTAATGTTTCCAATAAAAG gtcAAAGCCAGATATCAAGATGGAGCCAAGCTCTGGAAGACCCGTTGATTATCAG ATCAGTATCACAGTAATTGAGGCTCGGCAGCTAATAGGCCTGAACATGGATCCTGTGGTGTGTGTGGAGGTTGGAGATGACAAGAAATATACATCCATGAAGGAGTCCACCAACTGTCCGTACTATAATGAG tattttgtctTCGATTTCCACGTCCCACCAGATGTCATGTTTGACAAGATCATCAAGCTCTCG GTTATTCATTCTAAAAACCTTTTAAGAAGCGGGACGTTGGTGGGAACCTTTAAGATGGATGTTGGGACTGTTTACTCTCAACCTG AACACCAGTTCTACCACAAATGGGCCGTCCTATCTGATCCCGATGACATCACAGCGGGGTGCAAAGGATATGTAAAGTGTGACATTGCAGTTGTCGGGAAAGGTGATAACATCAAGACGCCGCATAAAGCCAATGAGACGGATGAGGATGACATAGAAGG AAATCTGCTCCTCCCAGAAGGCATCCCAGCAGAGAGGCAATGGGCGAGATTTTATGTGAAGATCCACCGAGCTGAAGGACTTCCTAAAATGAACACCAGCATCATGGCGAATGTGAAAAAGGCTTTTATTGGAGAGAACAGAGACCTTGTTGACCCCTATGTTCAAGTGCAGTTTTCTGGGCAAAag GGAAAGACTTCGGTCCAGAAGAGCAGCTATGAACCAATCTGGAACGAGCAAGTCATCTTCACAGAGCTGTTCCCTCCTCTTTGCAAGAGGATCAAGGTGCAGATTAGAGACTCGGATAAGGTCAATGACGTTGCCATAGGAACCCACTTCGTCGATCTACGGAAGATCTCAAATGATGGTGATAAAG GTTTTTTGCCCACCCTGGGTCCAGCCTGGGTCAACATGTACGGCTCCACTCGTCAGTACACTCTGATGGATGAGCACCAGGACCTAAACGATGGTCTCGGCGAAGGTGTGTCCTTCAGAGCACGCCTCCTTATTTCGGTAGCCGTGGAGATCCTGGACACTACGTCGCCTGAAATCATCTGCTCAACTGATGTTCAGGTGGAGCCTGTCTCCAACATCTCAGAG aGTGCCACAGGGAAAATGGAGGAGTTCTTCTTGTTTGGTTCGTTTCTGGAGGCTACTATGATCGACAGAAAGATTGGTGACAAACCGATAAGTTTTGAAATTACAATAG GAAATTATGGCAACCACATTGATGGCGTGAGCAAATCCTCCtctgtgaagaagaaaaagaaggaagacGAGAATCAGGAGGAGGAAAATGAGCTGATCCAAAACTCCAGTGAGGATGAGGCTGATGAAGATGCGGACCTCACCTCAGTCTCCTCGACTCCTCCCATGAAGCCTTTCATCACAGACAG AAACTACTTCCATCTGCCCTACTTTGAAAAGAAGCCATGTGTCTACATCAAGAGCTGGTGGCAGGATCAGAGGAGACGGCTTTATAATTCAAACATGATGGATAAGATTGCAGACAAGTTG GAAGAGGGCTTGAATGATGTTCAAGAGATCATTAAGACAGAGAAGGCCTTTCCGGAGCGCAGACTCAGGGGAGCTTTGGAGGAGCTCACAATTGGATGCAG TCGGTATGTGACACTTGCCAACAAAGATGTGAACCTAGCAGGCAGAACTAAGCTTGATCGAGAGCGGCTCAAGTCATGCATGAGAGAGATG GACAGCATGGGACAGCAGGCCAAGCAGATTCGCACACAGGTGAAGAAAAACACggtgaaagaaaaactcaagCTGGCGCAGAACTTCCTGCAGAGACTCCGTTTCCTTGCCGACGAG CCTCAGCACAGCATCCCAGATGTTTTCATCTGGATGATGAGTAACAACAAGCGCATCGCCTATGCCCGAATTCCTTCCAAAGACATTCTGTTCTCTGTGGTGGATGAAGAGACTGGCAAAGACTGTGGAAAAGTCAAAGCAGTCTTCCTCAAG CTGCCTGGTAAAAAGGGGTTTGGCCCTGCTGGCTGGACAGTCCAGGCTAAGCTGGAGTTATATCTGTGGCTCGGCCTCAACAAGAGCCGGAAGGACTTCCTAAATGGTCTCCCGAATGGTTTTGAAGAGATCAGAGCCACCAAAACAGGCCATGGGCTTCCTCCAGTCACCCTCGTCTATGACA TGAAGCAGGTGTTTCAGCTCCGAGCTCACATGTACCAGGCCCGCAGTCTGTTTGCTGCTGACAGCAGTGGGCTTTCAGACCCCTTCGCCCgggttttcttttcctcacaaAGCCAGGTTACTGAG GTTCTAAATGAGACGCTCTGCCCCACGTGGGaccagctgctggtgtttgatGATGTCGAGCTGTTCGGAGAGGCTACTGAGCTCAGAGACGACCCTCCAATCATTGTTGTTGAATTCTATGACCAAGACACTGTG GGAAAGGCAGAGTTTATAGGTCGGACGTTTGCAAAGCCCACCATTAAGATGTGTGACGAGCCTTATGGACCCCCAAGGTTCCCCCCACAGCTGGAGTATTACCAGATATACAGAGGGAACAGCATTGCAGGAGAGCTGCTGGCTGCTTTCGAGCTACTGCAG GTTGGTCCAGGGGGCAGGGCTGACCTTCCTCCCCTCGAAGGGCCGACGGACTCAGAGCGCGGACCCATCCTTCCTGTTCCCCTGGGCATACGTCCCGTCCTGAGTCGCTACCGCATAGAG GTATTATTCTGGGGATTAAGGGACCTGAAAAGGATCAATTTGGCCCAAGTTGATCGACCCCGGGTGGATATCGAGTGTGCAGGTCGAGGAGTTCAATCTGTCCTCATTCAGAACTACAAGAAGAATCCCAACTTCAGCACCCTGGTCAAATGGTTTGAAGTG GACCTGCCAGAAAATGAGCTTCTCCATCCTCCTCTTAACATCCGGGTGGTGGACTGCAGAGCATTCGGACGCTACATCCTGGTGGGGTCCCACGCTGTTTCCACcctcagacattttatttacagtccTCCAGACAAAAGCTGCAACAATTGGGCCTCTGCAG CTAAGCTAATGAATGGCTACATGGTTCTAACCAATGGCTGCTCCCAAGCTCGCTCATCACCCAGCTTTTCTTCCCGCACCTTCTCTCGTCCCGCAGGTGACATCTCCGTCAACCTAGAAGCCGAACCCCCAATCCGAAAGATGGACACAGTTGTCAAGTTGGACGCT ATGTCTGATGCTGTTGTAAAAGTTGACATG AACGAAGACGAgagtgacaaagaaaaaaagaagaagaaaaagaagaagaagggaggagtagaggaggaggaagagacggATGAGCGAGTGCTGGACTGGTGGTCCAAGTATTTTGCCTCCATTGAGACGCTGAAGGAG AACCTCAGATCCCAGGAAGCAGCTCAAgcagaggcagaggagagagaagacCTCGAGATAGCAGCTGAGGCAGCAG AAATCAGACCCGATGACCTCCATCTAAAAGGCTCCAAAATGAGAGAAAGGTTCAAAGAGAAGAAGAGCTCCAAGCAGAAGAGGAGTCATGCTGCGGACAGCTCAGAGAAGCGACCCCCTAAAGCAAGAGTGGATGAGCTAGTG GTGTACAACAAAGAGCTGGAGAGTGAGTACGGCAACTTTGAGGATTGGCTTCACACGTTCAACTTGTACAGAGGAAAAGCTGGAGATGATGACGAACACGCCCTGGATGATGACAGGATTGTAGGCAGATTCAAG GGCTCTTTATGTATGTACAAAGTACCACTTTCTCAGGAGATTACAAGAGAAACTGGGTATGATCCCAATATGGGGATGTTCCAGAGCATTCCGCATAACGACCCCATCCACGTTCTTGTTCGTGTCTATGTGGTCAGG GCCACAGACCTTCATCCAGCTGATATCAATGGGAAGGCTGATCCATACATCGCCATTAAGCTGGGCAAATCAGAAATCAAAGACAAAGAGAACTACATCTCCAAGCAGCTCAACCCTGTATTTGGCAA ATCCTTTGACATCGAAGCCACCTTCCCCATGGAGTCGATGTTGACAGTGTCTGTGTATGACTGGGATTTGGTCGGCACAGACGACCTGATTGGAGAAACAAAGATTGACCTAGAGAATCGGTTTTACAGCAAATTTAGAGCCACTTGTGGCATTGCGTCCAACTATTCTAT GCATGGTTACAACATTTGGCGTGATCCTATGAAACCCAGCCAGATCCTAGCTAAGCTCTGTAAGGAAGGGAAGATCGATGGACCTCATTATGGGCCTGGAGGCAAAGTCAAAGTCGCAAATCGAATCTTTACTGGACCAACAGAAATAGAGGATGAAAATG GTCTGAAGAAGCAAACAGAGGAGCATTTAGCCCTGAGCGTGTTGAACCACTGGGAGGAGATCCCAAGAGTCGGCTGCAAGCTTGTTCCTGAACATGTGGAGACCAGACCTCTTCTGAACCCGGACAAACCTGGAATCGAACAG GGGCGACTTGAGATGTGGGTGGACATGTTTCCAATGGATATGCCCGCTCCTGGACCTGCAATTGATACATCACCACGGAAACCAAAGAG ATATGAGCTCAGGGTGATTATTTGGAATACTGATGAAGTAATACTGGAAGACGATGATTACTTCACTGGGGAAAAGTCCAGTGACATATTTGTGAGGGG ATGGCTGAAAGGGCAGCAGGAAGACAAACAGGACACAGATGTGCATTACCATTCCCTAACTGGTGAGGGCAACTTCAACTGGCGCTTTGTCTTCCCATTCGATTACCTCGTGGCTGAGGAGAAGATCGTCATCTCTAAGAAAGAGTCCATGTTCTCCTGGGACGAAACTGAATACAAGATCCCTGCTCGTCTCACAATGCAGGTCTGGGATGCCGACCACTTTTCTGCTGATGACTTTCTCG GGGCTATTGAACTGGACCTGAACAGGTTCCCCCGCGGTGCAAAGACAGCCAAGCAGTGCAACCTCGACATGATCCGAAATGAGCAAGAGCTTCCCACCATTTCTATCTTCAAGCAGAAAAGGGTCAAAGGCTGGTGGCCTTTTGTGGCACGTGATGAGAACGACGAGATGGAGCTCACA GGTAAAGTTGAGGCTGAGCTTCACCTTGTGACTgcagaggaagcagagaaaaGTCCTGTGGGACTGGGGAGAAATGAGCCGGACCCACTGGAGAAACCAAA TCGCCCAGACACCACCTTCCTGTGGTTCCTGAGCCCGCTGAAAGCCATCCGCTACCTGGTGTGCAACCGCTACAAGTGGCTGATCATCAAGATCGTGCTGGCCCTGCTGCTGCTCATCATGATCGGCCTCTTCCTCTACAGCATGCCAGGCTACCTTGTCAAGAAGCTGCTGGGAGCTTAG